One Devosia lacusdianchii genomic window carries:
- a CDS encoding VWA domain-containing protein, with product MIATLIRAVLGAAWLLALGATTPASATPPLVLIIDASGSMAAELDGEPRLDIARRVIHDEAAHWANGAELGLVAYGHRRKGDCADIETMLPVGPLDMATLGNALDQLRARGKTPLSAALVAASGLLPDGGSIVLVSDGLETCDADPCAVAASLRQANVDLRIFVIGFGLTRPELDTLGCIAENGGGLLLPADSAQSLSETLSTVGEAAASPPPPPTEPPPQPVVAKPMPAEPEPAPATPAPPTPVPVDFEAVTALGRMPAPVQWTVKPAGADQPVYEGGGIGIALDLPPGRYDIALAGNNVSGGAELEITGPSDTPMPVPIAAGHLLVHLTAGNGLTLAQAELGDQIAWTIAPLDAQPQTALMTGLDANAVLAPGRYRVTSTLADHVAEAEVMVGEGETTEITLSLALGRLTLELMLDDGPVTSGSGLDWTIAPATGGDPVAVAGTARPTLMLPAGSYVVSARLDGATVTGEVVVADGAATVLTLSNAAGTVTLEATLGPGGPVLDDWRDVVWTVSPSGGQDVGSALTDHAEARPVVTLVPGEWEAMLKSGAATTTQRFTVQPGIEQTIRIAQAAGRLRLSGRLTSGSEPFSDWRDVLWTVRSADGATTLLDSSPDLAPVLVVPEGDWLVTLVSGGARLEQRVTIVAGDDQSLDAALEAGRLSAKLPDGSIATLTISPLDAGGNPLEPMLSGTAAPNFATVLPAGQYLLEATSIDGRYASAPFELAPGETQQIDMTWN from the coding sequence ATGATCGCTACTCTTATCCGTGCGGTGCTGGGGGCAGCCTGGCTGCTGGCACTGGGCGCAACCACGCCGGCCAGTGCCACCCCGCCGCTTGTCCTGATCATAGATGCTTCGGGTTCAATGGCCGCCGAACTCGACGGCGAACCACGGCTCGATATCGCCCGCAGAGTCATCCACGACGAGGCGGCGCATTGGGCCAACGGTGCCGAACTGGGCCTGGTCGCCTATGGCCATCGCCGCAAAGGCGACTGCGCCGATATCGAGACCATGCTGCCGGTCGGCCCGCTCGACATGGCGACGCTCGGCAATGCGCTGGACCAGCTGCGGGCCCGGGGCAAGACACCGCTCTCGGCCGCGCTGGTCGCTGCATCCGGGTTGCTGCCGGACGGTGGTTCCATCGTGCTGGTCAGCGATGGACTCGAAACCTGCGACGCCGATCCCTGCGCCGTCGCTGCCAGCCTGCGCCAAGCCAATGTCGACCTGCGCATCTTCGTGATCGGCTTCGGCCTGACCAGGCCGGAGCTGGATACACTGGGCTGCATCGCCGAGAATGGTGGCGGCCTGCTCCTGCCTGCCGATAGCGCCCAGTCCTTGAGCGAGACCTTGTCCACGGTCGGCGAGGCTGCCGCCAGCCCGCCGCCCCCGCCGACAGAACCGCCGCCGCAGCCGGTTGTCGCCAAACCCATGCCAGCCGAGCCCGAACCGGCCCCCGCCACGCCGGCCCCACCGACACCGGTTCCCGTCGACTTCGAGGCGGTCACTGCTCTTGGGCGCATGCCCGCGCCGGTACAGTGGACGGTGAAGCCGGCTGGCGCGGACCAGCCCGTCTATGAAGGTGGCGGCATTGGCATCGCTCTCGATCTGCCCCCGGGCCGCTATGACATTGCCTTGGCGGGCAACAATGTCAGCGGCGGCGCCGAACTGGAGATCACCGGCCCGAGCGATACGCCCATGCCGGTACCGATCGCGGCGGGTCACCTGCTGGTCCATCTGACGGCCGGCAATGGCCTGACCCTGGCCCAGGCGGAACTGGGCGACCAGATCGCCTGGACCATTGCCCCGCTTGATGCTCAGCCACAAACGGCACTAATGACCGGCCTTGATGCCAATGCCGTGCTGGCGCCCGGCCGCTATCGCGTCACCTCGACCCTCGCGGACCACGTCGCAGAGGCCGAAGTGATGGTCGGTGAGGGCGAAACCACCGAGATCACGCTCAGTCTTGCCCTTGGGCGTCTGACGCTGGAACTGATGCTGGATGACGGCCCGGTGACCAGCGGCTCCGGGCTTGACTGGACCATTGCGCCCGCCACCGGTGGCGATCCCGTCGCGGTGGCCGGAACCGCGCGTCCCACGCTCATGCTGCCGGCCGGCAGCTACGTCGTATCCGCCAGGCTGGATGGAGCCACCGTTACCGGCGAGGTCGTGGTCGCCGACGGCGCAGCCACCGTGCTGACCCTCAGCAATGCTGCCGGAACGGTAACGCTCGAAGCTACACTCGGCCCCGGCGGACCGGTGCTCGACGATTGGCGCGACGTGGTGTGGACCGTGTCGCCTTCTGGCGGGCAGGATGTGGGGTCGGCATTGACCGACCATGCCGAAGCGCGTCCGGTGGTGACCCTCGTCCCCGGCGAATGGGAAGCCATGCTCAAATCTGGCGCTGCTACAACGACGCAGCGTTTCACCGTCCAGCCGGGCATCGAGCAGACCATCCGCATCGCGCAGGCCGCCGGCCGGCTGCGGCTCAGCGGCCGGCTGACCAGCGGCAGCGAGCCCTTCTCGGACTGGCGCGACGTTCTCTGGACGGTCCGGTCTGCCGATGGCGCTACGACCCTGCTCGACAGCAGCCCGGACCTGGCCCCCGTCCTCGTCGTGCCCGAGGGCGATTGGCTGGTGACGCTGGTGTCCGGAGGCGCACGCCTCGAACAGCGGGTGACCATTGTGGCCGGCGACGACCAGTCGCTCGACGCGGCGCTCGAGGCCGGACGGCTGAGCGCCAAACTGCCCGATGGCAGTATCGCAACACTGACCATCAGCCCGCTCGACGCCGGCGGCAATCCGCTCGAACCCATGCTGTCCGGAACAGCCGCGCCAAACTTCGCCACCGTGCTGCCCGCCGGCCAATACCTGCTCGAAGCCACCAGCATCGACGGGCGTTACGCCAGCGCGCCGTTCGAGCTGGCGCCGGGCGAGACGCAGCAAATCGACATGACATGGAATTAG
- a CDS encoding helix-turn-helix transcriptional regulator has protein sequence MFAVDSAWGDFFWAVAMDDNPVLLRARLARRTDGAVLAAGLSRWDPALAALGSDVGPAMARLIEHEQLRGGCVEEAITDGDWEVSATGASVFLSDAAAQAYLASPTPFFAAQLMRQVLSGEPDVVLNTRQIALGNAGDGLNLFVLGFTHRYGAEEPPILRPLLARAIEHFVYAHRGYRLRRMLREDPYPIADVLVASGMTIAHDFADIGRKVLIAEPSPAAHIFPSSTISMLFNCSAPQVLYSNAERRLLDLAVDGLTDSEIASELDVSGNTIKQTWRSIYDRTQRRVPLALAAAGQSSLDGVRGQEKRRHLLAYLRDHPQELRPHAATPF, from the coding sequence TTGTTTGCAGTCGACAGTGCCTGGGGCGACTTCTTCTGGGCGGTAGCGATGGACGACAATCCGGTTCTGTTGAGGGCTCGACTTGCTCGCCGGACCGATGGGGCTGTTTTGGCCGCCGGCCTCTCCCGCTGGGATCCGGCACTGGCTGCATTGGGCTCCGATGTCGGCCCTGCAATGGCCAGGCTCATCGAGCATGAGCAGTTGCGCGGAGGCTGCGTCGAAGAAGCGATAACCGACGGCGACTGGGAGGTTTCGGCGACAGGAGCCTCGGTGTTCCTGTCTGACGCGGCGGCCCAGGCCTATCTGGCATCGCCGACCCCGTTCTTCGCAGCGCAGCTGATGCGTCAGGTGCTGTCGGGCGAACCGGACGTCGTCCTCAACACCAGGCAGATTGCCCTTGGCAATGCCGGCGACGGGCTCAACCTCTTTGTGCTCGGCTTCACCCATCGCTACGGCGCCGAGGAGCCGCCCATCCTGCGCCCCTTGCTGGCACGCGCCATAGAGCATTTCGTCTATGCCCATCGCGGCTACCGGCTACGTCGCATGCTGCGCGAAGACCCCTATCCGATCGCCGATGTGCTGGTGGCTTCCGGCATGACGATTGCGCATGACTTCGCCGACATCGGCCGCAAGGTGCTGATCGCTGAGCCAAGCCCGGCGGCGCATATCTTTCCATCCTCCACCATTTCCATGCTGTTCAACTGTTCAGCGCCGCAGGTGCTCTATAGCAATGCCGAGCGGCGGCTGCTCGACCTGGCCGTTGACGGGCTTACCGATAGCGAAATCGCCTCGGAACTGGATGTGTCCGGCAATACGATCAAGCAAACCTGGCGCTCGATATATGATCGTACGCAGCGCAGGGTCCCCCTGGCGCTGGCCGCGGCGGGCCAGTCGTCGCTCGACGGAGTCCGGGGCCAGGAGAAACGGCGCCACCTGCTCGCCTATCTGCGCGACCACCCGCAGGAATTACGACCGCACGCGGCTACACCCTTTTAG
- a CDS encoding ROK family protein: MGQTAIGVDIGGTHIRAARVSNDGQVLASVRAPSSADPEQVLATTIDLIGQLMVDGIAGIGVGVPGRVDGSTGVVFSGGYVDLSKLPIAQLLREATGQFVVLENDCSMALLGEAAFGAGRGKQNLVMLTIGTGIGGAALDHGHLLRGRSTAGQFGHVVVAPDGLLCACGRHGCVETLSSGTAFARHVGEAGLPPGTNADTLLERRNQGDMQAAAVLTAWAGPLRRAIDGLVATLDPDLVLLGGGMGTRAAAALAGLPAENCWYQCPVVSAQLGDDAGMIGAARCAMDRFAARGRKRAVLVNGVPASGKSQVAHALSAQTGWPLLTLDAVKNPFLEVIEGVDRAFNRTLGKASYKVIWSLVADAPAGTTVIVDAWFGFQPPELLESHLAMAGVNETLEIWCQAPADVVVERYASRLGERLPGHPGAAYLPELAELVARAEPLGRGPLFAVDTTEPTDIGAMAQWISEHWPGMP; encoded by the coding sequence ATGGGGCAGACGGCTATCGGAGTCGATATCGGGGGCACACATATCCGCGCCGCCCGGGTCAGCAATGACGGACAGGTATTGGCCAGCGTGCGGGCGCCGAGTTCGGCAGACCCCGAGCAGGTGCTGGCGACCACGATCGATCTGATCGGCCAACTGATGGTCGATGGTATTGCCGGCATTGGCGTCGGCGTGCCGGGACGGGTCGACGGCAGCACGGGCGTTGTGTTTTCGGGCGGCTATGTCGACCTCTCCAAGCTGCCCATTGCCCAATTGCTTCGCGAGGCGACCGGTCAATTCGTGGTGCTAGAAAACGATTGCAGCATGGCGCTGCTCGGCGAGGCGGCCTTTGGCGCCGGACGGGGCAAGCAGAACCTTGTCATGCTGACGATCGGCACCGGGATTGGCGGGGCGGCGCTGGACCATGGGCACCTGCTGCGCGGACGGAGCACAGCCGGGCAGTTCGGGCATGTCGTGGTGGCGCCCGATGGCCTGCTCTGCGCCTGCGGCCGGCATGGCTGCGTCGAAACCCTGAGTTCGGGCACGGCATTTGCCCGCCATGTCGGCGAGGCAGGCTTGCCGCCGGGTACCAATGCCGACACTTTGCTGGAGCGTCGGAATCAGGGCGATATGCAGGCTGCGGCGGTGCTGACTGCCTGGGCAGGACCATTGCGCCGGGCCATCGATGGGCTAGTGGCCACGCTTGATCCAGATCTGGTGCTTCTGGGCGGCGGCATGGGCACCCGAGCGGCTGCGGCGCTGGCAGGACTTCCCGCCGAGAATTGCTGGTACCAGTGCCCGGTCGTCTCGGCACAACTGGGCGACGATGCCGGGATGATCGGCGCTGCGCGCTGCGCCATGGACCGATTTGCGGCGCGCGGGCGCAAGCGTGCCGTGCTAGTCAATGGCGTGCCGGCCAGCGGCAAAAGCCAGGTGGCGCACGCCTTGTCGGCGCAGACGGGATGGCCGCTGTTGACACTCGACGCGGTCAAGAATCCATTTCTCGAGGTCATCGAGGGGGTGGACCGGGCGTTCAACCGGACATTGGGCAAGGCAAGCTACAAGGTGATCTGGTCGCTGGTGGCGGATGCGCCAGCAGGAACCACCGTAATCGTGGATGCCTGGTTCGGCTTCCAGCCGCCTGAGCTGCTGGAGAGCCACCTTGCCATGGCCGGCGTGAACGAGACCCTGGAAATCTGGTGCCAGGCGCCAGCCGACGTGGTCGTCGAGCGCTATGCCAGCCGCCTCGGAGAGCGGCTGCCGGGTCATCCGGGCGCCGCCTATCTGCCCGAATTGGCGGAACTGGTGGCGCGGGCCGAGCCGCTGGGCCGCGGCCCCCTCTTCGCGGTGGACACAACCGAGCCGACCGACATTGGTGCAATGGCGCAGTGGATCTCCGAACACTGGCCGGGAATGCCGTAA
- a CDS encoding tagatose-bisphosphate aldolase has translation MARMTTAERRGYHQICGQDGAMMVIACDQRGGMRTLLAADPEEQAKISNDVLGNTKADITRYLASQASCVLVDPICAVPQVVDEGVLSRDTALLIGLDASGWDVSPEGYRISKMVEGITARRVRELGGTGGKIMIYLRSDTPAANTRNMATLERVIADFASEDLLLVVEFLTYALEGESKETYATKIPELIQGGTRLCLDAGSKVLKLPYPGSPESCAEVTRLCGEVPWAILSAGVDHATFLQQVEIAMHNGASGVIAGRSLWKDCISLDRAVTRQRLETIAVPRLREIQAVIARYSAHHTRVA, from the coding sequence ATGGCACGCATGACCACCGCCGAAAGACGCGGCTATCACCAGATCTGTGGACAGGATGGCGCGATGATGGTGATCGCCTGCGACCAGCGCGGCGGCATGCGGACGCTTTTGGCAGCGGACCCGGAAGAGCAGGCCAAGATCAGCAATGACGTGCTGGGCAACACCAAGGCCGATATCACACGCTATCTCGCCAGCCAGGCGTCTTGCGTGCTGGTCGACCCAATTTGCGCGGTGCCGCAGGTGGTGGATGAGGGCGTGTTGTCGCGCGATACGGCGTTGCTGATCGGACTCGACGCATCGGGATGGGATGTGTCGCCTGAGGGATACCGGATTTCCAAGATGGTCGAGGGCATCACCGCGCGCCGGGTGCGCGAGCTGGGCGGCACCGGCGGCAAGATCATGATCTATCTGCGCTCGGACACGCCCGCCGCCAATACGCGGAACATGGCGACACTGGAGCGGGTGATTGCCGATTTTGCCAGCGAGGACCTGCTGCTGGTCGTGGAATTTCTGACCTATGCCCTCGAAGGCGAAAGCAAGGAGACCTATGCGACCAAGATTCCCGAGCTGATCCAGGGTGGTACGCGGCTTTGCCTCGACGCCGGCTCCAAGGTGCTGAAGCTCCCCTATCCCGGTTCGCCGGAATCTTGCGCGGAGGTCACGCGGCTCTGTGGTGAGGTACCGTGGGCGATCCTGTCGGCTGGGGTGGACCACGCTACGTTCTTGCAACAGGTCGAGATCGCCATGCACAATGGCGCGTCGGGAGTGATTGCCGGGCGATCCTTGTGGAAAGACTGCATCTCGCTCGACCGGGCCGTAACCAGGCAACGGCTGGAGACGATTGCCGTGCCGCGTCTGCGCGAAATCCAGGCGGTGATTGCCCGCTATAGCGCCCACCATACGCGGGTCGCCTGA
- a CDS encoding sugar-binding transcriptional regulator, whose protein sequence is MMHAVAKLHYESDMSQVDIAKRMGVSTATISRLLQRARAEGIVRIEIRDIVAPEALRDRLIAGLGLKRAAVIDAPVAGVLEALAAPLGDLLKDAGLGAGSVLAIGWGRAVSAVMQAGLSPLPGIITVPATGGMQQHAPHFQVNEFVRLAAGHMGGTPHFIHAPYLPSAETRAAFLADPAIADSVALWDRIDAAIVGVGLPHAVNAPEASAATPSEQSLSNAVGDVIRHYFDRDGKLIQWEGEGRMIAASPAQLRAAPLVIGVAAGENKVGAIIGAAKAGFISALVTDARTAEAILDTLG, encoded by the coding sequence ATGATGCATGCGGTCGCCAAGCTGCATTACGAGAGCGACATGAGCCAGGTGGACATCGCCAAGCGCATGGGCGTGTCGACGGCCACGATTTCACGCCTCCTACAGCGCGCCCGCGCCGAGGGCATCGTCCGCATCGAAATTCGCGATATCGTCGCCCCCGAAGCCTTACGCGACCGGCTGATCGCCGGCCTCGGCCTCAAGCGCGCTGCCGTTATCGACGCCCCGGTCGCTGGGGTGCTCGAAGCCCTGGCCGCCCCTTTGGGTGATCTACTCAAAGACGCGGGTCTCGGCGCCGGCTCCGTATTGGCCATCGGCTGGGGCAGGGCGGTGAGCGCGGTCATGCAGGCGGGGCTGTCCCCCTTGCCCGGCATCATCACAGTGCCCGCAACGGGCGGCATGCAGCAGCACGCCCCGCATTTTCAGGTCAACGAGTTCGTCCGCCTCGCCGCCGGGCATATGGGAGGCACGCCGCATTTCATCCACGCGCCCTATCTGCCTTCGGCCGAGACTCGGGCCGCTTTCCTTGCCGATCCCGCCATTGCTGACAGCGTCGCCCTGTGGGATCGCATCGATGCCGCCATTGTCGGCGTTGGCTTGCCCCATGCGGTCAATGCGCCCGAGGCCAGCGCCGCCACACCCAGCGAGCAGTCGCTGAGTAATGCCGTGGGCGACGTGATCCGCCATTACTTCGACCGCGACGGCAAACTGATCCAGTGGGAAGGCGAGGGTCGGATGATCGCCGCCTCTCCCGCCCAACTCCGAGCCGCCCCTCTCGTCATCGGCGTGGCCGCCGGCGAAAACAAGGTGGGTGCCATTATCGGGGCTGCCAAAGCTGGCTTCATCAGTGCGCTAGTCACCGATGCGCGCACGGCGGAAGCGATTCTGGACACGCTCGGTTAG
- a CDS encoding ABC transporter substrate-binding protein → MERRSILKAVAAAALVTTMGVAAVPSYAQDTKLTIALIPGLTTDGFYITMRKGAQAAADALGVELVFQGAPEFNPVVQVPVLDAMIARAPDAILIAPTDTTQLIEPLRKANDAGIPVITVDTFIGTGSYQTGAGDADFPLAYIASDNVLGGRIAARALANAIGGEGKVFVSNVNPGISTTDQREEGFKLEMSENFPNVEVLETQFNENDANNAASQLQAVFARNADLKGVFGANLFSALGSANGVQQAGQTGAIKVVAFDAPVSIVDNINTGLVDVAIAQHPAEIGYYGVVSAYAHLTGQSIPVSIGTGFTIMDKSNIADPEIAKYLYNE, encoded by the coding sequence ATGGAGCGTCGTTCTATTCTCAAGGCGGTGGCTGCCGCCGCATTGGTTACGACAATGGGTGTGGCGGCTGTGCCGTCTTATGCTCAGGATACCAAGCTGACGATCGCACTGATCCCCGGCCTGACCACTGATGGCTTCTACATCACCATGCGCAAAGGCGCTCAGGCTGCTGCCGATGCGCTCGGCGTAGAGCTGGTGTTCCAGGGCGCCCCCGAGTTCAATCCGGTCGTTCAGGTGCCGGTGCTCGACGCCATGATCGCTCGCGCACCAGACGCCATCCTGATCGCGCCGACCGATACCACCCAGCTTATCGAGCCGCTGCGCAAGGCCAACGACGCCGGTATTCCGGTGATCACCGTCGATACTTTCATAGGCACCGGTTCGTATCAGACCGGCGCTGGCGATGCTGACTTCCCGCTGGCCTACATTGCCTCCGACAACGTGCTCGGCGGCCGCATCGCGGCGCGCGCCCTGGCCAATGCTATCGGCGGTGAAGGCAAGGTCTTCGTGTCCAACGTCAATCCGGGCATCTCGACCACCGATCAGCGCGAAGAAGGCTTCAAGCTAGAAATGAGCGAGAACTTCCCGAATGTGGAAGTGCTCGAAACCCAGTTCAACGAAAACGACGCCAACAACGCCGCCAGCCAGTTGCAGGCCGTGTTCGCCCGCAACGCCGATCTCAAGGGCGTCTTCGGCGCCAACCTGTTCTCCGCCCTCGGCTCTGCCAATGGCGTACAGCAGGCTGGCCAGACTGGCGCCATCAAGGTGGTGGCCTTTGATGCCCCGGTATCGATCGTGGACAACATCAATACTGGCCTCGTCGACGTCGCTATTGCCCAGCATCCCGCTGAAATTGGCTATTACGGCGTGGTTTCCGCCTATGCCCACCTGACGGGCCAGTCCATCCCGGTTTCGATCGGCACCGGCTTCACCATCATGGACAAGTCCAACATCGCCGATCCGGAAATCGCCAAGTACCTCTACAACGAGTAA
- a CDS encoding ABC transporter permease subunit codes for MTVSEPQAQPAHVAPQADHSERALSWIQRVASMRAWLFLAALILGFEAWARIGFGGTFILNPFNIQSIAIFAVAPLLLATGQTFVIISGGIDLSLGFIMGLAAVVAAHVINWATPSMGFPIAVLFGALVAVLVAGLPGVVNGLLVSRLRVPPFIGTLGMFGVARGVAFLMAGGTTVPVRNEFFAAMGNGRLFNVPYIVIITAVFVIAMHYVLSQTRFGQHNYAIGANAQAARRAGIDIKWHLLRLYILSAMCAGLAGVLYSARFSAGAAQAGEPLLLDCVAAVVIGGASLFGGSGTIFGTVAGALVIAVIQYGLVFVNVEPFWQFISVGVVIIISVLIDQAQRRFTGGRIDE; via the coding sequence ATGACCGTTTCAGAACCGCAGGCCCAGCCTGCCCATGTGGCGCCGCAGGCGGACCATTCGGAGCGCGCCCTCAGCTGGATACAGCGCGTTGCCAGCATGCGCGCCTGGCTCTTCCTCGCCGCGCTTATTCTCGGCTTCGAAGCCTGGGCCCGCATCGGATTCGGCGGCACCTTCATCCTCAATCCATTCAATATCCAGTCGATCGCCATCTTCGCGGTAGCGCCGCTGCTGCTCGCCACCGGGCAGACCTTCGTCATCATCTCCGGTGGTATCGACCTGTCGCTGGGTTTCATCATGGGCCTGGCGGCGGTGGTCGCTGCCCACGTCATCAACTGGGCGACGCCCAGCATGGGGTTCCCTATTGCAGTGCTGTTCGGTGCCCTGGTCGCCGTGCTTGTTGCCGGACTGCCGGGCGTGGTCAATGGCCTGCTCGTCTCCCGCCTGCGGGTGCCGCCTTTCATCGGTACCCTCGGCATGTTCGGCGTGGCGCGCGGCGTGGCCTTCCTCATGGCCGGCGGCACCACGGTGCCGGTGCGCAATGAATTCTTCGCGGCCATGGGCAATGGCCGTCTCTTCAACGTGCCTTACATCGTCATCATCACCGCGGTCTTCGTCATCGCCATGCACTATGTGCTGAGCCAGACGCGCTTCGGTCAGCACAATTATGCCATCGGTGCCAATGCGCAGGCCGCCCGCCGCGCCGGCATCGACATCAAGTGGCATCTGCTGCGGCTCTATATTCTCTCTGCCATGTGCGCCGGCCTCGCGGGCGTGCTCTATTCCGCCCGCTTCAGCGCCGGTGCCGCGCAGGCCGGCGAGCCGCTGCTGCTCGATTGCGTGGCGGCCGTGGTCATTGGTGGCGCCAGCCTCTTCGGCGGCTCGGGCACGATCTTCGGCACAGTGGCCGGGGCACTGGTGATTGCGGTCATCCAGTACGGTCTGGTCTTCGTCAATGTCGAGCCGTTCTGGCAGTTTATCAGCGTCGGCGTCGTCATCATCATCTCGGTTCTGATCGACCAGGCGCAACGCCGGTTCACCGGAGGACGCATCGATGAATAA